A part of Dehalogenimonas sp. W genomic DNA contains:
- a CDS encoding TIGR00282 family metallophosphoesterase — protein MKILCIGDIIGKPGRRAVKEILPALKLGLGVEVVIANGENASGGIGLTPDVAEELFSYGVNAITSGNHIWSQSEILPMLEGDDPVVRPLNYPPGVPGKACTMVKGVMVVSLMGRTFINNLLDCPFRAMDLLLETVADRPKHIVVDFHAEATSEKQAMGWYLDGRVTAVVGTHTHVGTVDTRVLPGGTATVADIGMVGPWDSIIGDSKDDVLRRFLTGLPNRLSVGKGRVSFNSVLITTDAAGRALSIERVDRETAALA, from the coding sequence ATGAAAATACTTTGCATCGGCGATATTATTGGCAAGCCGGGACGGCGTGCTGTTAAGGAAATACTGCCGGCACTCAAATTAGGATTGGGTGTTGAAGTGGTGATAGCAAATGGTGAAAATGCTTCGGGCGGTATCGGACTGACTCCGGACGTTGCTGAGGAATTGTTCTCGTACGGGGTGAATGCCATCACTTCCGGTAATCACATCTGGTCTCAATCTGAGATATTGCCTATGCTTGAGGGTGATGACCCGGTGGTGCGCCCGCTCAATTACCCGCCTGGCGTACCGGGTAAGGCTTGTACGATGGTAAAAGGGGTGATGGTAGTCAGTTTGATGGGCCGGACATTTATCAACAATCTGCTTGATTGTCCGTTCCGGGCTATGGACCTGCTGTTGGAAACAGTCGCTGACCGACCGAAACATATAGTGGTTGATTTTCACGCCGAGGCAACCTCGGAAAAGCAGGCTATGGGCTGGTATCTGGATGGCCGGGTTACCGCGGTAGTGGGGACTCATACCCACGTCGGTACTGTTGACACACGGGTGTTGCCGGGCGGTACGGCCACAGTAGCCGATATCGGTATGGTGGGTCCCTGGGATTCAATTATCGGTGACAGCAAAGATGACGTTCTAAGGCGCTTTTTGACCGGTCTTCCTAACCGGTTGTCGGTAGGAAAAGGCCGGGTAAGTTTTAACTCGGTACTTATTACCACAGATGCCGCCGGCCGGGCGCTGAGTATCGAACGGGTTGACCGGGAAACAGCGGCTCTGGCGTGA
- a CDS encoding PHP domain-containing protein — protein sequence MSSKVDLHLHSTASDGVYSPTEIVRMAADNGLEYIALTDHDSVAGIAEALAEAEKHPGLTVIPGVEISTDIAAGDVHILGYFVDWRNPDFVLKLSGMRDSREERGQAIIVKLAELGMPLEWSRVKEIAGDAVIGRPHITQAMLEKGYISSFAEAFEKYIGRDGPAYAERIKLSPAEAVTLIESAGGLAVMAHPFTLPDVEVLIEALIPVGLAGIETYYAGYGDYEIEKLRRLAQKSGLVATGGTDFHGLDQKTEMPIGGQTVPMSAVKGLLGRLNRQL from the coding sequence GTGAGCAGCAAGGTTGACCTGCATCTGCATTCCACCGCCTCGGACGGTGTGTATTCTCCGACTGAAATAGTGCGCATGGCTGCCGATAACGGTCTGGAGTATATTGCACTGACTGATCATGATTCGGTAGCCGGAATCGCTGAGGCACTGGCAGAGGCGGAAAAGCATCCTGGTTTGACGGTAATTCCCGGTGTTGAAATATCCACCGACATTGCGGCTGGGGACGTGCATATCCTCGGCTATTTTGTTGATTGGCGGAACCCGGATTTTGTACTGAAACTAAGCGGGATGAGGGATTCCCGGGAAGAACGGGGACAGGCAATCATCGTTAAACTGGCTGAACTGGGTATGCCTTTGGAATGGAGCCGCGTGAAAGAAATCGCTGGTGACGCCGTCATCGGCCGCCCTCATATCACTCAGGCTATGTTGGAAAAGGGCTACATATCCAGTTTTGCCGAGGCTTTTGAAAAGTATATCGGCCGCGATGGCCCCGCTTACGCTGAACGTATCAAACTCAGTCCGGCTGAAGCGGTGACTCTTATTGAATCGGCCGGTGGGTTGGCAGTGATGGCCCATCCGTTCACATTGCCTGACGTTGAGGTTTTAATTGAGGCGTTGATACCTGTTGGATTGGCGGGAATTGAAACTTATTATGCCGGTTACGGCGATTATGAGATTGAAAAGCTGAGGCGATTGGCCCAAAAATCGGGTCTGGTGGCTACCGGTGGTACGGATTTTCACGGCTTGGACCAGAAAACAGAAATGCCGATCGGCGGCCAGACGGTTCCCATGTCCGCTGTTAAAGGTTTATTGGGAAGGCTCAACCGGCAGCTATAG
- a CDS encoding glycerol-3-phosphate acyltransferase encodes MLFLLAVAAFLLGSIPVAYLIARWTRGIDLRKYGSGNVGSSNVMQATSKRWTIPVAAYDLGKGILAVWLARWAGLDIGPQFIVGLAAVAGHNWPVFLGFRGGRGILTSLGVILAFSPLLGLTVLVMSFSLAPFKNLSLGVFIALLSLPALSYFLAEFFSIAEPVAVSVGFSVLTILALGRRLIGRRSEIASGLPVGSLLLNRLLFDRDIRDRNTWISRSKENGNKSLS; translated from the coding sequence ATGTTGTTTTTGCTGGCGGTAGCCGCTTTTCTCCTGGGAAGTATCCCGGTTGCCTACCTGATTGCCCGCTGGACTCGGGGAATTGATCTGCGGAAATATGGATCCGGCAATGTAGGCTCTTCTAACGTCATGCAAGCCACTTCCAAGCGCTGGACGATTCCAGTGGCGGCGTATGACCTGGGAAAGGGTATCCTGGCAGTTTGGCTGGCGCGCTGGGCAGGGCTGGATATTGGTCCGCAGTTCATAGTCGGCCTGGCTGCCGTTGCCGGTCATAATTGGCCGGTTTTTCTGGGGTTCCGCGGTGGCCGGGGTATCCTGACCAGTCTGGGTGTCATTCTAGCCTTTTCTCCGTTGTTGGGCCTCACCGTGCTGGTAATGTCTTTCTCGCTGGCGCCTTTTAAGAATCTGTCGCTGGGTGTGTTTATTGCACTGTTGAGTCTGCCGGCGCTGAGTTATTTTCTGGCGGAGTTCTTTAGCATCGCCGAGCCCGTAGCCGTATCTGTCGGATTCAGCGTTCTCACTATTCTGGCGCTTGGCCGACGCCTTATCGGGCGGAGGTCTGAAATTGCCTCCGGGTTGCCGGTCGGGTCACTTTTATTGAACCGACTTTTATTTGACCGGGATATCCGAGACCGGAATACCTGGATTTCACGCTCCAAAGAGAATGGAAATAAATCACTGAGCTGA
- a CDS encoding zinc ribbon domain-containing protein produces the protein MPIYEFRCMDCRKKFDLLRPMSQSTEPAECPVCKGNARRIASTFMAKGSGGQNLGGGGGCSSCSTSSCSSCH, from the coding sequence ATGCCTATTTATGAATTCAGATGTATGGATTGCCGCAAGAAATTTGATCTTTTGAGGCCGATGAGCCAGTCAACGGAACCGGCCGAATGTCCGGTCTGTAAAGGTAACGCCCGTCGTATTGCCTCTACTTTTATGGCCAAAGGTTCCGGAGGCCAGAATCTCGGTGGTGGTGGCGGCTGTTCCAGTTGTTCCACGTCCTCTTGTTCCAGCTGTCACTAG
- a CDS encoding copper-translocating P-type ATPase, with the protein MRRGNKQSHAPVNSAGVKPAGNDHTGHAEVSGGRHAGHAVADFARRFWISLAVTIPILALSPLIQDFLNYRISFTGDVYVLWALAVFIYFYGGWPFLRGFWREMQERNPGMMTLIAMAISVAFIYSSAVTFGLPGKVFYWELATLIDVMLLGHWVEMRSIMGASKALEELARLLPSVAHRLSARGTTEDVPVSALVKGDSVLIKPGEKAPADGLIISGTGFVDESMLTGESVPVGKQAGDDIIGGAVNGDGSLTITITGAGEESYLSQMARLVAEAQAAKSRSQDTADRAARWLTIIALTAGAMTLIAWLAFSSEEAVFAVERMVTVMVIACPHALGLAVPLVIAMSSGISARNGLLVRDRNAFERARKIDAVVFDKTGTLTLGKFGVTDVVIFTEDYNRDELLKYAAGVEAHSAHPIAKGIVEAVSEAYPVVDFKSLSGRGAQGKVQGKDVLVASPGYLEELQLDYDRSKTTKLFSQGKTIIFVIIDNRVTGAVALADVIRPESREAINGLKKLNKKTLMITGDRKEVAQWVAAELGLDEYFAGVLPDQKAAKIKQLQSRGLLVAMTGDGVNDAPALAQADLGIAIGAGTDIAQATADIILVKSDPRDVQAIFELSRATYTKMVQNLGWATGYNALAIPAAAGVFVAWGILLTPALGAALMSLSTIIVAVNARLLRYRKN; encoded by the coding sequence ATGAGACGCGGGAATAAACAAAGCCATGCGCCGGTAAATAGCGCTGGAGTCAAACCGGCAGGGAATGACCACACTGGTCACGCAGAGGTCAGCGGCGGCCGTCACGCAGGACATGCTGTAGCTGATTTCGCCCGTCGGTTCTGGATATCGCTCGCCGTTACTATCCCTATTCTTGCGCTTTCCCCTCTGATTCAGGATTTCCTTAATTATAGAATTTCCTTCACCGGTGATGTCTATGTCCTTTGGGCACTGGCTGTTTTCATTTATTTCTATGGTGGTTGGCCTTTTTTAAGAGGTTTTTGGCGGGAAATGCAGGAACGCAATCCGGGAATGATGACCCTGATTGCCATGGCGATTTCCGTGGCGTTTATTTATTCCAGTGCCGTCACCTTCGGTCTGCCCGGCAAGGTGTTTTACTGGGAGCTCGCCACGCTGATTGATGTTATGCTGCTGGGTCATTGGGTAGAGATGCGTTCAATAATGGGGGCATCAAAGGCGTTGGAGGAACTGGCCAGGTTATTGCCGTCGGTTGCTCATCGGCTGTCTGCCCGCGGTACCACCGAAGACGTACCGGTAAGCGCTTTGGTTAAAGGTGACAGCGTCCTGATTAAACCCGGTGAAAAAGCCCCGGCCGATGGGTTGATTATTTCCGGTACTGGATTTGTGGATGAGTCAATGCTGACCGGGGAATCAGTTCCGGTGGGAAAACAGGCCGGGGATGACATTATCGGTGGCGCAGTTAACGGTGATGGCTCATTGACCATAACCATTACCGGAGCCGGCGAAGAGTCGTATCTGTCTCAAATGGCGCGCTTAGTCGCTGAAGCTCAAGCGGCTAAAAGTCGTAGTCAGGATACCGCAGACCGAGCGGCACGGTGGCTGACGATTATTGCGCTGACCGCAGGGGCGATGACTCTCATCGCCTGGTTGGCTTTTAGCAGTGAGGAAGCCGTTTTTGCAGTGGAGCGTATGGTAACGGTTATGGTTATTGCCTGCCCCCATGCACTGGGGTTGGCGGTGCCTTTGGTCATTGCCATGTCCTCCGGTATCTCGGCACGTAACGGTTTGCTGGTGCGTGACCGCAATGCCTTTGAACGCGCCAGAAAAATTGATGCGGTTGTATTTGACAAGACGGGTACCCTGACGCTGGGGAAGTTTGGCGTAACGGATGTCGTTATCTTCACTGAAGACTATAATCGGGACGAATTGCTGAAATATGCCGCCGGGGTGGAAGCTCATTCAGCTCATCCGATTGCCAAAGGGATTGTTGAGGCAGTCTCGGAGGCTTACCCGGTTGTTGATTTCAAATCGCTGTCCGGACGCGGGGCTCAGGGGAAGGTCCAGGGTAAGGATGTACTGGTAGCCAGCCCGGGTTATCTGGAAGAGCTCCAACTTGATTATGACCGCTCCAAGACAACGAAGCTTTTTTCACAAGGCAAAACTATTATATTCGTGATCATTGACAACCGGGTCACGGGAGCGGTTGCTCTGGCTGATGTTATTCGCCCGGAATCCAGAGAGGCCATCAACGGCCTGAAAAAACTCAATAAAAAGACATTGATGATAACGGGAGACCGCAAAGAGGTTGCTCAATGGGTGGCAGCAGAATTGGGTCTTGATGAGTATTTTGCGGGGGTATTGCCCGATCAAAAAGCAGCCAAGATCAAACAACTCCAGTCCCGTGGTCTTCTGGTAGCCATGACCGGTGACGGAGTCAACGACGCACCTGCTCTCGCTCAGGCTGATTTGGGAATTGCTATTGGCGCGGGCACGGATATTGCTCAGGCTACTGCTGATATTATTTTGGTTAAGAGTGATCCGCGAGACGTTCAGGCTATCTTTGAGTTGTCACGAGCCACTTATACCAAGATGGTTCAGAATCTGGGTTGGGCAACGGGCTATAATGCGCTGGCGATACCGGCGGCGGCCGGGGTCTTTGTGGCCTGGGGCATTCTCCTGACGCCGGCGTTGGGCGCGGCATTGATGTCCCTTTCGACCATCATTGTGGCGGTCAATGCCAGATTGCTCAGGTATCGGAAGAACTAA
- a CDS encoding muconolactone Delta-isomerase family protein: MKYLVSGEQVTSASSHEDQVKFLDAAKDWVAKSKAEGKIEGAYSFVDGGGMFIVNAKDHEEVTELLLTFPLGPFSNLDIRPLLDFTRNADLTINAIKKIL, from the coding sequence ATGAAGTATCTGGTATCCGGCGAGCAGGTAACCTCGGCCTCATCACACGAAGATCAGGTCAAATTTCTGGATGCGGCCAAAGACTGGGTGGCTAAAAGCAAGGCGGAAGGTAAAATAGAAGGGGCATACAGTTTTGTGGACGGCGGCGGCATGTTTATTGTTAACGCCAAGGACCATGAAGAGGTGACCGAATTATTGCTGACCTTTCCGCTTGGACCTTTCAGCAATCTGGACATCAGACCGCTTCTGGATTTTACCCGAAATGCCGATCTGACCATAAACGCGATTAAGAAGATTCTTTAA
- a CDS encoding response regulator translates to MNAKVLIVDDQEQIRRLVVGILNGEYEVLEAASGEEALQVTREQLPDLVIMDILMPGMDGLTACSQIKSDPATAAIPVLVLTIIDYELNRRFAESLGADGYITKPFTPDELRTKIAEHLKPATA, encoded by the coding sequence ATGAATGCCAAAGTATTAATTGTTGATGATCAAGAGCAAATCCGTCGCCTGGTTGTAGGTATTTTGAACGGTGAATACGAAGTATTGGAAGCCGCCAGCGGTGAAGAGGCGCTTCAGGTGACCCGTGAGCAACTGCCTGACCTGGTGATTATGGATATCTTGATGCCGGGAATGGACGGACTGACGGCGTGCAGTCAGATAAAAAGCGATCCTGCCACAGCCGCAATACCAGTGCTGGTATTGACGATCATTGATTACGAATTAAACCGCCGCTTTGCTGAGAGCCTGGGCGCCGACGGTTACATTACCAAACCATTCACGCCGGATGAATTAAGAACTAAGATCGCCGAACACCTCAAACCGGCCACAGCGTAA
- the ligD gene encoding non-homologous end-joining DNA ligase, producing the protein MEINGHRIELSHLDKVLFPDDGITKEQLIRYYSRIAPVILPHLAGRPLSFQRFPDGINQEGFYQKNTPDYYPEWIRRIPTESGDETVNYAAADTTVALIYFSQQAVITYHPWLSRFDKPLYPDAMVFDLDPGQADFNAVRQAAFDLRQLLLELDIRSFVKTTGSRGLHVTVPLDRTLNFQRVKAFAQNVAEVLTGRSPKDLTTEIRIAKRVGRIFVDTARNNYGQTAVAPYSIRARPGAPVAVPVTWEELGEAELNSSYYNITNVFELLNRRIDPWKDLYTQAQDLTKALHLIENLKANRNSR; encoded by the coding sequence ATGGAAATAAACGGTCACAGGATTGAACTTTCTCATCTGGATAAGGTTTTGTTTCCCGATGACGGCATCACCAAGGAACAGCTTATCCGTTACTATTCCCGGATTGCCCCGGTGATACTGCCGCATCTGGCTGGCCGACCACTGTCATTTCAACGTTTCCCGGATGGTATCAATCAGGAGGGATTTTATCAAAAAAATACTCCTGATTATTACCCGGAGTGGATCCGGCGGATACCTACAGAGAGCGGGGACGAAACCGTCAATTATGCTGCCGCAGACACCACTGTTGCATTAATTTATTTTTCCCAGCAAGCGGTAATTACCTACCACCCCTGGCTGTCGCGCTTTGATAAACCTCTATATCCGGATGCAATGGTGTTTGATCTGGACCCCGGCCAAGCCGATTTTAACGCTGTCAGACAGGCTGCCTTTGACCTTCGGCAGTTGCTGTTGGAACTTGATATCCGAAGCTTTGTTAAGACCACCGGTTCGCGGGGATTACATGTTACCGTACCACTGGATAGAACCCTGAATTTTCAACGAGTTAAGGCTTTTGCCCAGAATGTAGCCGAGGTGCTGACCGGCCGTTCCCCGAAAGATCTGACTACCGAAATAAGAATTGCCAAACGAGTGGGGCGGATCTTTGTGGACACAGCCCGCAACAATTACGGTCAGACGGCGGTGGCACCTTATTCTATCAGGGCAAGACCCGGCGCTCCGGTTGCGGTACCGGTAACCTGGGAAGAGCTGGGAGAAGCGGAACTGAACTCAAGCTACTATAACATCACGAACGTGTTTGAATTGCTGAACCGGCGGATTGATCCGTGGAAAGACCTTTACACTCAGGCACAAGACTTAACTAAAGCCCTGCATTTGATAGAAAATCTGAAGGCAAATAGAAATTCCCGCTAA
- a CDS encoding SDR family NAD(P)-dependent oxidoreductase has translation MIIENAGLDPESLGGNVAVVTNAGQGLGRETAVSLAFIGASVAVVDADAAAGAETVRVIEKAGGRAIFFQSEAFSQEQMARLYQMVLKSFGKIDLLAIDDRCLGAMEFLPGMLERRYGVIAIVGSELPAVIVKEELVKQLDADGRVAVFTFDPGGEGNAELAGAGLVGALRFGRVFHGKAVDWVTGLAKLGLDAQGQQVPAEETVELSGPPAGTPGAIAQALAEVMAEIEVEYERLSILVRQVAKRMFLQGTGLKVDEWRVYAFEMSQVLTDGVVDEVLTGDYLEKLGHLRDFLAAQEVEAQNWVKSDEDLISVVESLAFRRQVVNDLMSALRLL, from the coding sequence ATGATTATTGAAAACGCCGGGCTGGACCCTGAGTCCCTTGGGGGTAACGTGGCGGTCGTTACAAACGCCGGGCAGGGTTTAGGACGAGAAACAGCGGTCAGCCTGGCTTTCATCGGTGCGTCTGTTGCTGTGGTGGATGCGGATGCCGCCGCTGGTGCTGAAACTGTCAGGGTGATAGAAAAAGCCGGCGGTCGGGCAATTTTCTTCCAATCAGAAGCCTTTTCTCAAGAACAGATGGCGCGGTTGTACCAGATGGTTTTGAAATCTTTTGGTAAAATTGACCTGCTTGCCATTGATGACCGGTGCTTAGGGGCAATGGAATTTCTGCCGGGGATGCTGGAACGACGCTATGGCGTTATTGCCATTGTCGGGAGTGAGCTCCCGGCGGTGATAGTCAAGGAAGAGTTAGTCAAACAGCTGGACGCTGACGGCCGTGTTGCCGTTTTTACATTTGATCCCGGCGGTGAAGGAAACGCTGAACTGGCTGGGGCTGGATTGGTGGGGGCGTTGCGTTTTGGACGTGTGTTTCACGGCAAAGCTGTTGATTGGGTCACCGGCCTGGCGAAGTTGGGATTGGACGCCCAGGGGCAGCAGGTGCCGGCTGAAGAAACTGTTGAGCTATCAGGTCCACCAGCCGGAACACCCGGAGCAATTGCCCAAGCCCTGGCTGAAGTGATGGCCGAAATTGAAGTGGAATATGAGCGTTTGTCCATTCTGGTGCGTCAGGTGGCCAAGCGAATGTTTTTACAGGGTACGGGGTTGAAAGTTGATGAATGGCGGGTTTATGCGTTTGAAATGAGCCAGGTTCTGACAGATGGGGTGGTGGATGAGGTACTCACCGGCGATTATCTGGAAAAATTAGGCCATCTCCGGGATTTTCTGGCCGCTCAGGAGGTTGAAGCACAGAACTGGGTTAAAAGTGATGAAGACCTGATCTCGGTGGTTGAGTCCCTGGCTTTTCGGCGTCAGGTGGTTAATGATTTGATGTCCGCACTCAGGCTGCTTTAA
- a CDS encoding B12-binding domain-containing radical SAM protein: MRVLLVNPGTEVNPRFKTYAVFPNGLLFLGAVLEQAGHQVKILDNVLWNAKPADFMDFNPEMIGYSVLTGTDISQAIAQSQEFKQLFPDAKIVWGNVHPSTTPEQSLAEPYIDYVIRGAGEEPLLKLVEHLETGKPALDDIPGLAYKDTQGVHLNPAGNELKNLDELPDPAWHLIDVSKYWAASLNTSRGCPFRCTFCYNSAFHAGYRGDFSAERIVAQVEHLQKEYGIKFIRFFEDNFTFNRKRLHQFCKLIIDKKIKVKWDCEARADLSEEDISLMSRAGCTAVGIGVETGSKRMLEFLKKGVDLDEMEKSFWLLVKYRVSPRLYIMEALPTETVDDFNLTRDFLKKLDNPPFLYMRFVPYAGTPLYNYCVEHKLIDPPKTLADWPHFAFHSATQANLSEVPDEMINNAFAEYARTYASRRVRFMVRHNKRFFLSLVKNPPEFFGAVRELIKNALPVMFNKNTSEAKLKATDVRTKNIAKTINK; encoded by the coding sequence ATGAGAGTTTTATTAGTCAACCCGGGCACCGAAGTAAATCCGCGTTTTAAAACTTACGCGGTTTTTCCAAACGGGTTGCTTTTCCTGGGCGCCGTACTGGAACAGGCCGGCCACCAGGTAAAAATCCTGGATAACGTACTGTGGAACGCCAAACCGGCGGATTTTATGGATTTCAATCCTGAGATGATCGGCTATTCAGTGCTAACCGGCACCGATATCAGCCAGGCTATTGCTCAAAGTCAGGAATTCAAACAGCTTTTCCCCGACGCAAAAATAGTGTGGGGCAACGTCCACCCTTCCACAACCCCGGAACAGTCCCTTGCAGAACCTTACATTGATTATGTTATCCGTGGTGCCGGAGAAGAACCATTGCTGAAGCTGGTAGAACATCTTGAGACCGGCAAGCCGGCATTGGATGACATACCGGGTCTAGCCTACAAAGATACCCAAGGCGTGCATCTCAATCCCGCAGGCAATGAACTGAAAAATCTTGATGAATTGCCCGACCCGGCCTGGCACCTTATTGACGTCAGTAAATACTGGGCGGCCAGTTTGAACACCTCCCGTGGTTGTCCCTTCCGCTGCACCTTCTGTTATAATTCCGCTTTCCATGCCGGGTATCGCGGCGACTTCTCCGCCGAGCGCATCGTCGCTCAGGTGGAACATTTACAGAAAGAATATGGCATCAAGTTCATCCGCTTCTTTGAGGATAACTTTACCTTCAACCGCAAGCGGTTGCACCAATTCTGCAAGCTGATTATTGACAAAAAGATCAAGGTAAAATGGGACTGCGAAGCTCGTGCCGACCTTTCGGAAGAAGATATTTCTCTCATGTCCAGAGCCGGCTGCACCGCCGTGGGCATCGGCGTGGAAACAGGGTCCAAGCGGATGCTGGAATTCCTCAAAAAAGGTGTTGACCTGGATGAAATGGAAAAATCCTTCTGGTTGCTGGTAAAATATCGCGTTTCGCCCCGGCTGTACATTATGGAGGCATTACCCACCGAAACTGTTGATGACTTCAACCTGACCCGTGACTTTCTTAAAAAATTGGACAATCCCCCGTTCCTGTATATGAGGTTCGTGCCCTATGCCGGTACACCTCTTTATAACTATTGCGTGGAACACAAGTTGATTGACCCGCCTAAAACGCTGGCTGACTGGCCGCACTTCGCTTTTCACTCCGCTACCCAGGCAAATCTGTCCGAAGTGCCGGATGAGATGATTAACAATGCTTTTGCTGAATACGCTCGCACATATGCCAGTCGGCGGGTAAGGTTTATGGTGCGCCATAACAAACGCTTCTTCCTGAGTCTGGTAAAAAATCCGCCGGAGTTCTTTGGTGCCGTCAGAGAACTGATTAAAAATGCACTGCCGGTAATGTTCAATAAAAATACCAGTGAAGCCAAACTTAAAGCTACCGATGTACGCACCAAAAACATCGCCAAGACCATCAACAAGTAA
- a CDS encoding radical SAM protein, translating into MTNPRPENGVVDLRVYHVVYEPSYKSIIFHHWTECNLKCRGCYCQREKLDFSLLPDWQLRLATNPPESPPEKLLSLPETLYLIEELAIERAIYIGIEPTLDPGFPALAKALKTQYQAYNILFTNGLVLPDISNIDEIIVSLKAITPELYREYTAADNRKALHNFRKIYETGKKLQAEITLIPGIIEADEVEKAAEFIASVNPAIPLRINGFISLNGVEYRAPSGEEVETAANLAKKHLNTVNYLSGEMSRVGDPPVRVY; encoded by the coding sequence ATGACTAATCCCCGACCGGAAAACGGTGTCGTGGACCTGAGGGTATATCACGTCGTCTATGAGCCCAGTTACAAATCCATAATATTTCACCATTGGACTGAGTGTAATCTTAAATGCCGCGGCTGCTATTGCCAGCGCGAAAAATTGGATTTTTCCCTGCTGCCGGATTGGCAGTTACGTCTGGCGACCAATCCACCTGAATCCCCGCCGGAGAAGCTGCTGTCACTACCGGAAACATTGTATTTGATTGAAGAATTAGCAATTGAACGAGCCATCTATATAGGCATTGAGCCGACGCTGGATCCGGGTTTTCCGGCGCTAGCAAAAGCTCTAAAAACACAATACCAGGCCTACAACATCCTCTTTACCAACGGCTTGGTACTGCCGGATATATCCAACATTGATGAAATAATCGTCAGTCTCAAGGCCATTACCCCGGAACTCTACCGTGAATATACGGCCGCCGATAACAGGAAAGCTCTGCACAATTTCCGTAAAATATATGAAACAGGTAAAAAACTACAGGCGGAAATAACCCTGATTCCCGGCATTATTGAGGCTGATGAAGTAGAAAAAGCAGCCGAATTCATCGCCTCGGTCAATCCAGCCATCCCGCTTAGAATCAATGGTTTTATCAGTCTGAATGGTGTGGAATACCGCGCGCCTTCCGGCGAGGAAGTTGAGACGGCGGCAAACCTTGCCAAGAAACATTTAAATACCGTAAATTATCTTTCCGGCGAGATGTCGCGAGTCGGCGACCCACCGGTCAGGGTTTATTAG
- a CDS encoding diphthine--ammonia ligase: MDVFVSWSGGKDCCLATYRAQKAGHRIRRLASIVTEHSGEVWPHRIPPQVVELQAEALGIPLTRTITTVDSYNDSYRDMLQKFQAEGITGGVFGDVSVGNYLAEKHLNWVNSVCEPAGITPILPLWDEGRASLLTDLIDSGFTAIIIVVDDTRLGKEWLGRKLDHETLSELRARAESSPSGQVGYYHTLVIDGPIFAKRLEITEFEPVLIYGNWFMGIHDCCLVEKTGTGSKAAVTPRSLHND, encoded by the coding sequence ATGGACGTTTTTGTATCCTGGAGCGGGGGTAAAGATTGCTGTCTGGCCACTTACAGGGCGCAGAAGGCAGGTCACCGAATTCGCCGTTTGGCCAGCATCGTCACCGAACACTCCGGCGAAGTTTGGCCACATCGTATTCCACCACAGGTCGTTGAGCTTCAAGCTGAGGCTTTAGGCATACCGCTTACACGGACAATTACCACTGTTGACTCCTATAATGACAGCTACCGCGATATGCTCCAGAAATTCCAGGCCGAAGGTATAACCGGTGGTGTTTTTGGAGATGTTTCGGTCGGGAATTATCTTGCCGAAAAACATTTGAATTGGGTTAATAGTGTTTGTGAACCGGCGGGCATTACCCCTATATTACCTCTTTGGGATGAAGGACGAGCTTCCTTACTGACCGACCTCATTGATTCCGGATTCACCGCCATCATCATCGTCGTTGATGACACCCGCCTGGGCAAAGAATGGTTGGGTCGCAAGTTGGATCATGAAACCCTGTCTGAGCTTCGTGCCCGGGCTGAGTCTTCTCCCTCCGGACAGGTGGGGTATTACCACACACTGGTCATTGACGGCCCAATATTTGCCAAGCGTTTAGAAATCACCGAATTTGAACCAGTCTTAATTTACGGAAACTGGTTCATGGGAATTCATGATTGCTGTCTGGTTGAAAAAACTGGTACCGGCTCAAAGGCCGCAGTTACTCCCCGGAGCCTTCACAATGACTAA